DNA from Deinococcus deserti VCD115:
CGCCTGCCCGGAGTCCTGCAGGGCACCGCCCACTGCGAACACTGCGACTCGAAAGTCATCCTGAGCCTCGTGATGTGGGCGTTGCGGGATTCACCAGGGCGAGAATATGCCGCCGCAGCTCCGGCACGTGGCCATGAATCTAACCAGGACACAAACGCCAGATGCAGGCATCTGTGCCTGAGGAAGACAGCCAGTGCAGCTCGTGTGACGCTTGCCCGTCGCGGCAGGCGAAATATGGTCTTTCGGGTTCTCGAGAGGACCGCCCAGGTCCACGTGCACACTGGTTGTAGGGTGAGAGCTCCGAAGGGAGCATTCGCAATCTGTGCGAATGCCGTGTCGCTCCACGCGTTTGCGGTAGTCAAACATGGAGCAGAAGTCAGCATGAAGCCTACGGTCTTTTCCAGATGTGCCGCGCTGTAATGGCGTGCCTTTATGCCGTGAAATCCCTCAGTTCGGTCTCGCGTTTCCCTCAGTTCGGTCTCGCCTTCTCCTCAGTTCGGTCTCGCGTTCGCCTCAATTCGGTCGCGTGTTCGCCTCAGTTCGGTCGCATATCCTTTTAAGGCTCCACTTGCTCATCGCTGTGCAGGACGCATCTCTTGGGGCAACGCGTACTGGTCAGCCTGCGGGGTGTGTGCGACCCTTTTGAGGAATTCACGCGACCTTTCCGAGGAAATCATGCGACCCTTTTGAGGCGTTCGTGCGACCCTTTTGAGGAATTCACGCGACCCTTCTGAGGAATTGGGAGAAGAAAGTCGCCGGTGAGAACAGGATTTTTCGGGGCAGAACGGTGCCCTTGATTGACAATCAAATCAATTCTTTCTGTTCTTGCTTGTAAACTCAGATCAAGGTGGATATCCGAATCAATGAGCTAGACCTGACGCGGTCAGGCATCATCAGTGTCCATCGAGACCTTCCAGCAACGGACACCAGCTGGGAAGCCGAGTACACCCTGGGCGAAGCAATGTACCGGGTTATGGGTAGTGCGTTTCATGGGCGACCACACGGCCGTGACGCGGACGTCCTGCTCGCGTTGCAGACCGTGTTCTTTCGTGCGGGATGCCCAGATTCGAACGCGATCGAACTGACCGCCGCGCAGCTGCTCGCCCTCAGCGGGCATGCCCGCAACGGTAAGAACTATGCGTTTCTCCGGGCGTCTTTGCTGCGGCTGAGCAGTGTGAAGTGGACCATGGTACGCACGCAGTTCGACGAGAAAAAGGGACGTCATCAGGGGGAAACCACCACGACCGGCATCATCGCGGAGATGCAGGTCACGGACCAGGCGACCGGATCTCAGCGCCCATTTGAGGGGAGGGAGCTGACCGAAACCAGCCCGATCCGTATTTCTTTCGTTCCGAGCTTCGCCGCGTCCATCCGGGACGGGTTCTTCCAGATCCTTGACGGTGAACTGATGTCCCGTCTCGGGCAACCGCAGGCACGGAGCCTGTACCGGGTTCTGCAGGCGCACCGGGTCACCTCCGGCGGATCACTGGCCGGGGAACTGGTGTACAAACTCAGCGACTGGTTCGGTGCGTGCGGGCTGGAGGGCGAACGCATCGATAACGCCAAGCGGACCCTGGACCAGGCGCACGAACGCCTGAAAACAGAGGGATACCTGCACACCGTGGAGTACCAGGGCCGGGGCCGCGCCGGGAAAATTACGTACACGTTTTCGGCGGCCCCGGAACCTGAACTGGTAGACCAGTTGATGGAGCGGGGCGTTACGCGCCCTGTCGCGGAGACCCTGGCCGCAGATCATCCCCAGCGTGTGGTTCCTGCCTTGAAAATGGTAGACGAACGCCTCGGTTCAGGCTGGAAGCCCCGTTCCCTGGCCGCGTCCGTGGTAGATGCCGTGCGTAACCCTGCAAAGTGGGGTTACGTGGAACCTGGGGTGCCGGTGAGCACAGTGCCTGCCCGGAAATCCCGGAAGGCGGTGGTCGTTGAGGAAGAGGCCCGGGACCCCCGCGAGACCATACGGATCCTGCTCCGCCTGAAGCTGGGCCGCGCACCCACCGAAGAAGCATCCAGAGTCCTCCAGGAGCTTGATGAGGAAGCAGTCGGCGCGGTGCGCGAGGCGGTGGGCCGTCCAAAAGACGAAGCGCTCAAGTTGGTTCGTGCCCTCTTGAACGTGGACCTGTGACTCCATTTCGGCAGACTGGAGCGATGGACCGGCGATAGAGTGAATTCCTCAGTTCGGTCTCGCTTTTCCTCCAGGAGATCAACATGACCGATGATGGTATCAGCCAAATCGCCGTGCAGGACGCAATGTGTGCCAGGTGGCGCATAAGCTGGAGCAGAAAGTGCGACCCTTTTGAGGAATTCGGGTAGATCTGTTCGCTTACCACCTCTGAGCTGCGCAACGCTTATGAGGTCCGAGTCCTGATGTGAGGTGGCAAGGATCCCTGCGACCAAAGTGTAAAAATCAAACATCCGGCATGAGCTCCACGAGGGGACAGCCGGTCCCCAGATCCTCTTCTGCTGTTCCGGCACATCGGTCTGGGCAACCTGCCTTGGTGGCCGTACAGAGGCCGGCAACCCGGCACGACTGATCTATTGAAGCAGCCGGCGCCAACCCATGCGTGATACGTCAAGGTCCTGACGCCCATGAGCACTGCAGCATCCGCGTGGTTCTGTCATGGGCGATTTCAAGGCTCCTGCTGAAAAACACAAGCAGTGATACGGGGCCCGCTCCTGCCGCAGATAAGCCAACACTCCCCGGCGGTCAGGCCTGTTCCGGAACCCCCCACCAGGGAAGATCCGCAAACGGATAATGGGCGTCGTTCCCCGATTTCAGTGCCGAGTAGAATTCGGTAAAGGTATACGCTGGCTGATAACCAAGCTCTCTCCTGGCCTTTTCGATAGACCAGTACACGTGACCCCATGAACGCAGCAATTGATCAATATCTTCGCCGCGCCGGTTCACCAGCTCTGAAATTCCGGGGAACTGAGACTCCACCAAGGCCCTGGGATCCTGACGCCACTGCGGCAACTGCTCCAAGGAAAAGGGAACAGCAGCCATGATGTTGAAAGCGTCGTACAGAATCGTGTCGTTCTTCAGGCCGAGCAGGAAGGCCTGAGCGACATCCCGGTCATCTACCCCGCCTTTGAGCAGCCGGAACCCGTACCGCACGAAGTTTTCGGGGACGAACATTCCAAGCCGGTACGAGATGGTCCGGATGTCATGACTCCGGCTGTAGAAGCCCGCCAACTCCTCTGCAAGTGTTTTGGTCATCCCGTAAAAGTCACCCGGCAGGCAGGGCAAATCTTCTGTCACCACGGCAAAGCTGTCGTCCGGTACGGTGACACTGGCACCATACACGCCCATCGTGCTGCACAGAAGGACCTTCTTGATACCGTGCGCCCGGGCAGCCTCATAGACGTGATAGGTCCCTTCCATATTGAGTTTCCAGAAGTCATCCCTGGAATGATTGGAAAGGTGAACGCCGTGAAGGGCAGCTCCATGAACAATAACGTCGACACCCTCGGCCGCCGCGAACACATCCGCTTTGCTGGTGGCGTCCCCTTGAATACATTGGTGGGGACTCTCCAATGGCCGGAAGTCCATCAACACGGGGGTATAGCCGGTTTCTGCCAGGGCAGGTGCCAGCACCCTTCCCAGGTTTCCACCTGCACCAGTAATCAGTACTTTCACGCAGGCTCCTTCTGAGGCCCAGTCACGGCCAGCCAGCCTCGTTCAGGGGGGTCACGATCACTTCGTTCAGAACGAGCTCCGGGGGCGCAGCGCACATCCACACCAGCAGATCCGCAACCCGGCGCGGCGGAAGGGCCACTGTGGGAGATGCTTCAGGTGGGTTCTGGTCTCTGCGCTCCTGAGGATCGAAGGTGCCCCAGCCGGTGGCCATACCACCGGGGTACACGACACACGCACGTATGCCGTGAGGTCTCCCTTCTGCTGCGAGCGCCTGCGTGAAGCCGGTCAGCGCGAATTTAGATGCGCAGTAGGCACTGGCATTCGCCCAGCCCCGTTTGCCTGCCACGGACGACACGTTGATGATCGTGCCGCGTCCTGCGCGCTGCATGTACGGGAAAGCGGCTTTGGCCAGCAGAAAGGGAGCGCGCAGGTTGACGTTCAGGACACGGTCCCAATCCTCGGCACTGAGATCGACCACGGGTCCAGGAACATCTGTGGC
Protein-coding regions in this window:
- a CDS encoding replication initiator protein A, encoding MDIRINELDLTRSGIISVHRDLPATDTSWEAEYTLGEAMYRVMGSAFHGRPHGRDADVLLALQTVFFRAGCPDSNAIELTAAQLLALSGHARNGKNYAFLRASLLRLSSVKWTMVRTQFDEKKGRHQGETTTTGIIAEMQVTDQATGSQRPFEGRELTETSPIRISFVPSFAASIRDGFFQILDGELMSRLGQPQARSLYRVLQAHRVTSGGSLAGELVYKLSDWFGACGLEGERIDNAKRTLDQAHERLKTEGYLHTVEYQGRGRAGKITYTFSAAPEPELVDQLMERGVTRPVAETLAADHPQRVVPALKMVDERLGSGWKPRSLAASVVDAVRNPAKWGYVEPGVPVSTVPARKSRKAVVVEEEARDPRETIRILLRLKLGRAPTEEASRVLQELDEEAVGAVREAVGRPKDEALKLVRALLNVDL
- a CDS encoding NAD-dependent epimerase/dehydratase family protein, with product MKVLITGAGGNLGRVLAPALAETGYTPVLMDFRPLESPHQCIQGDATSKADVFAAAEGVDVIVHGAALHGVHLSNHSRDDFWKLNMEGTYHVYEAARAHGIKKVLLCSTMGVYGASVTVPDDSFAVVTEDLPCLPGDFYGMTKTLAEELAGFYSRSHDIRTISYRLGMFVPENFVRYGFRLLKGGVDDRDVAQAFLLGLKNDTILYDAFNIMAAVPFSLEQLPQWRQDPRALVESQFPGISELVNRRGEDIDQLLRSWGHVYWSIEKARRELGYQPAYTFTEFYSALKSGNDAHYPFADLPWWGVPEQA
- a CDS encoding SDR family oxidoreductase, with the protein product MTGHNRVAPDSLSGQVALVTGASSGLGRATAVALAQAGADLVLLARSEGNLQSVAQEVEAMGRRALVCAVDLSSGPAVVDVVQQAVQTLGGLDILVNNAATDVPGPVVDLSAEDWDRVLNVNLRAPFLLAKAAFPYMQRAGRGTIINVSSVAGKRGWANASAYCASKFALTGFTQALAAEGRPHGIRACVVYPGGMATGWGTFDPQERRDQNPPEASPTVALPPRRVADLLVWMCAAPPELVLNEVIVTPLNEAGWP